A genomic segment from Amycolatopsis camponoti encodes:
- a CDS encoding shikimate dehydrogenase, producing the protein MSSAVDAIRAHAARATPGTVLTGLIGAGIGPSLSPPLHETEARRLGVDLVYARFDLDELDVPATAVGPLLTAAREAGYRGLNITHPCKQVVVEHLDELSPDAAALAAVNTVVFEGGRAVGHNTDWSGFARGLRTGLPEVALGSVVLLGAGGAGAAVAHGLLTAGAGRVQVFDLDAGRATELAVALADRFGAGRASAGADLEAALSAADGLVHATPTGMAAHPGLPVPAGLLRPDLWIAEVVYRPLETELVRAARAVGARVLDGGRMAVFQAAEAFALFTGAEPDAARMARHFATLTETTPAERQPADVLD; encoded by the coding sequence TTGTCTTCAGCCGTCGACGCGATCCGCGCGCACGCCGCGCGGGCGACCCCGGGCACGGTGCTCACCGGGCTGATCGGCGCGGGCATCGGGCCGTCGCTGAGCCCGCCGCTGCACGAGACCGAGGCACGCCGGCTCGGGGTGGACCTGGTCTACGCCCGCTTCGACCTCGACGAACTCGACGTGCCGGCCACCGCCGTCGGTCCACTGCTGACGGCGGCTCGCGAGGCCGGGTACCGCGGGCTGAACATCACGCACCCGTGCAAGCAGGTGGTGGTGGAGCACCTGGACGAGCTGTCCCCGGACGCCGCCGCGCTGGCGGCGGTCAACACCGTGGTGTTCGAGGGAGGCCGCGCGGTCGGGCACAACACCGACTGGTCCGGCTTCGCGCGCGGCCTCCGGACCGGGCTGCCGGAAGTGGCGCTCGGGTCCGTGGTGCTGCTCGGCGCCGGCGGCGCGGGAGCCGCGGTGGCACACGGCCTGCTCACGGCGGGGGCGGGCCGGGTTCAGGTCTTCGACCTCGACGCCGGCCGCGCGACGGAGCTAGCCGTGGCTCTCGCCGATCGGTTCGGGGCGGGTCGCGCGTCCGCCGGCGCGGATCTCGAGGCGGCGCTGAGCGCCGCGGACGGGCTCGTCCACGCCACCCCTACCGGCATGGCCGCCCACCCGGGCCTACCGGTGCCGGCCGGCCTGCTGCGCCCCGATCTCTGGATCGCCGAGGTCGTCTACCGGCCGCTCGAAACCGAGCTGGTCCGCGCCGCGCGCGCCGTCGGGGCGCGGGTGCTCGACGGTGGCCGCATGGCGGTGTTCCAGGCCGCCGAGGCCTTCGCGTTGTTCACCGGCGCCGAACCCGATGCCGCGCGGATGGCGCGTCACTTCGCCACGCTCACCGAAACCACTCCCGCGGAAAGGCAGCCCGCCGATGTCCTCGACTGA
- a CDS encoding bifunctional sugar phosphate isomerase/epimerase/4-hydroxyphenylpyruvate dioxygenase family protein, which translates to MSSTEARRSIATVCLSGTLEDKLTAAARAGFDGVEIFENDLVASSWSAKEIGEHCAELGLSIDLYQPFRDFEAVPPDVLARNLRRAELKFDVMDQLGVDTMLVCSTVSPDAVDDDDLAAEQLHLLAERAAARGIRIAYEALAWGRFVNTYEHSWRIVRRAAHPALGLCLDSFHILSRGSDPAAIRTIPGEKLFFLQLADAPRLQMDVLQWSRHHRLFPGQGAFDLTAFTGHVLAAGYRGPLSLEVFNDVFRQADPGPAAVDAMRSLLGLQETLGSADLPPAPALAGHAFVELAADASAEPEVAEALRGLGFAETGRHRSKPVRLWQQGTARILLNSSGPATGASVGAVAVESADPVASARRAQRLLAPILPRSHRVDEADLSAIAAPDGTSVFFCRTGTADGWLGDFTETPAVGEEAGVTGIDHLALTQPFDHFDEAALFYRAVLGLEPEPVTEFAAPFGLVRSRTVADPSGRVRIALESALLRRGEWAPAVREPQRIALSTGDALASARRMRELGAPLLEIPGNYYDDLDARLAPDPSLLTALRQQSVLYDRDERGELLHFFTVVLGGRVFFEVVQRIGGYAGDGAVNSPVRMAAHRRQRRDA; encoded by the coding sequence ATGTCCTCGACTGAAGCCCGCCGTTCGATCGCCACCGTCTGCCTGTCCGGCACCCTGGAGGACAAGCTGACCGCGGCCGCCCGCGCCGGGTTCGACGGGGTGGAGATCTTCGAGAACGACCTCGTCGCGTCGTCGTGGTCGGCGAAGGAGATCGGCGAGCACTGCGCGGAGCTGGGGCTGTCGATCGACCTGTACCAGCCCTTCCGCGACTTCGAAGCGGTGCCGCCGGACGTGCTCGCCCGCAACCTCCGGCGCGCCGAGCTGAAGTTCGACGTCATGGACCAGCTCGGCGTCGACACGATGCTGGTCTGCTCCACGGTGTCGCCGGACGCGGTCGACGACGACGACCTCGCCGCCGAGCAGCTGCACCTGCTCGCCGAGCGCGCCGCGGCGCGCGGCATCCGGATCGCCTACGAAGCGCTGGCGTGGGGCCGGTTCGTCAACACCTACGAGCACTCGTGGCGCATCGTGCGCCGCGCCGCGCACCCCGCGCTCGGGCTGTGCCTGGACAGCTTCCACATCCTGTCGCGGGGCAGCGACCCGGCCGCGATCCGCACGATCCCCGGCGAGAAGCTGTTCTTCCTGCAGCTGGCCGACGCACCGAGGCTGCAGATGGACGTCCTGCAGTGGAGCAGGCACCACCGGCTCTTCCCCGGCCAGGGCGCGTTCGACCTGACCGCGTTCACCGGGCACGTGCTCGCGGCCGGCTACCGCGGGCCGTTGTCCCTGGAGGTGTTCAACGACGTCTTCCGCCAGGCCGACCCGGGACCGGCGGCGGTCGACGCGATGCGGTCGCTGCTCGGCCTGCAGGAGACGCTCGGGAGCGCGGACCTGCCGCCCGCCCCGGCGCTCGCCGGGCACGCGTTCGTCGAGCTGGCGGCCGACGCCTCGGCCGAGCCGGAGGTGGCGGAAGCGTTGCGGGGACTCGGTTTCGCCGAGACGGGCCGGCACCGGTCCAAGCCGGTCCGGTTGTGGCAGCAGGGAACCGCCCGGATCCTGCTCAACAGCTCCGGGCCGGCGACGGGCGCGTCGGTCGGCGCGGTCGCCGTCGAGAGCGCGGACCCGGTCGCGTCGGCCCGGCGCGCCCAGCGGCTGCTCGCGCCGATCCTCCCGCGCAGCCACCGCGTCGACGAGGCGGACCTGTCGGCGATCGCCGCGCCCGACGGGACCTCGGTCTTCTTCTGCCGCACCGGCACCGCGGACGGCTGGCTCGGCGACTTCACGGAAACCCCGGCGGTGGGCGAAGAGGCCGGGGTGACGGGGATCGACCACCTGGCCCTGACCCAGCCGTTCGACCACTTCGACGAGGCGGCGTTGTTCTACCGCGCGGTCCTCGGCCTGGAGCCGGAGCCGGTGACGGAGTTCGCGGCGCCGTTCGGGCTGGTGCGCAGCCGCACGGTGGCCGACCCGTCCGGCCGGGTCCGCATCGCGCTCGAATCGGCCCTGCTGCGGCGGGGCGAGTGGGCGCCGGCGGTGCGGGAGCCGCAACGGATCGCGTTGAGCACCGGCGACGCACTGGCGAGCGCCCGCCGGATGCGCGAGCTGGGGGCGCCGCTGCTCGAGATCCCGGGCAACTACTACGACGACCTCGACGCCCGGCTCGCTCCGGACCCCTCGCTGCTGACGGCGTTGCGGCAGCAGTCGGTGCTGTACGACCGCGACGAGCGTGGCGAGCTGCTGCACTTCTTCACCGTCGTGCTCGGCGGCCGCGTGTTCTTCGAGGTGGTGCAACGGATCGGCGGCTACGCGGGCGACGGCGCCGTGAACTCCCCGGTGCGGATGGCCGCCCACCGCAGGCAGCGGCGCGACGCATGA
- a CDS encoding response regulator transcription factor, with product MATRVTAVVVDDHPAVRAGVAYWLAGGDPPIDVVAEGEDVKAAWLGAGASADVVIFDLHLGGPAPAFGDLRRLAEAGRRVVVYSMRADDEVALQCLELGALCYLTKAEGAGHLVEATRAAAQDRPYTPPSLAGALAGDRSETRPALSAREAEVLVEWFQSESKEFVAHRLGISATTVNSHLERIRVKYARMGREAPTKAALVARAIQDGLIGVDDL from the coding sequence GTGGCGACCCGAGTGACGGCCGTGGTCGTCGACGACCACCCGGCGGTGCGCGCCGGCGTGGCGTACTGGCTGGCCGGCGGCGACCCGCCGATCGACGTCGTCGCCGAGGGCGAGGACGTCAAGGCCGCCTGGCTCGGCGCGGGCGCGTCCGCCGACGTGGTGATCTTCGACCTGCACCTGGGCGGGCCCGCGCCCGCGTTCGGCGACCTGCGGCGCCTGGCCGAGGCCGGGCGCCGGGTGGTCGTCTACTCGATGCGCGCGGACGACGAGGTCGCCCTGCAGTGCCTCGAGCTGGGCGCGCTCTGCTACCTGACGAAGGCCGAAGGCGCCGGGCACCTGGTGGAAGCGACCCGGGCCGCGGCGCAGGACCGGCCCTACACCCCGCCGTCGCTGGCCGGGGCGCTCGCCGGGGACCGCTCGGAGACGCGGCCCGCGCTCTCGGCGCGGGAGGCCGAGGTGCTCGTCGAGTGGTTCCAGTCGGAGTCGAAGGAGTTCGTCGCGCACCGGCTGGGGATCTCCGCCACCACGGTGAACTCGCACCTGGAACGGATCCGGGTCAAGTACGCGCGCATGGGCCGCGAGGCGCCGACCAAGGCCGCGCTCGTCGCCCGGGCCATCCAGGACGGCCTGATCGGCGTCGACGATCTGTGA
- a CDS encoding sensor histidine kinase, with translation MTASAPGPVEAQFRASVTRFAGPARAVATTVVGVFGVVAAPGGVLPFGLLAVTLAAGAADVFAGRRTSFALCVLRAGAVGACQPWITSVPGEASLWAVNVLTITAITWQWEHPPRLTVPALVVLLAVGTAAGGGDWLPVALRVVVESVLARLAFVLLVRSTARTDAARAEQAALEQTAALDRDRRRREREYLALLHDTASATFLAVASGAAADPGAVAGYAARDLAILTGSPREEDTPVDLEAGLRATLAGRVLPVEAAWEPVPLIPASAALALIRAAEEALRNAERHSGAGSVSVRWGAAPGGVVVTIADDGRGFDPAAVSPARRGVRGSVVERMRAAGGTAEVASAPGAGTVVTLRWSRA, from the coding sequence ATGACGGCCAGCGCGCCGGGGCCGGTCGAGGCGCAGTTCCGGGCGTCGGTCACCCGGTTCGCCGGGCCCGCGCGGGCGGTCGCCACGACGGTCGTCGGCGTGTTCGGTGTCGTGGCCGCACCCGGCGGCGTCCTGCCCTTCGGCCTGCTCGCGGTGACCCTGGCCGCGGGAGCCGCCGACGTCTTCGCCGGGCGGCGCACGTCGTTCGCGCTGTGCGTGCTGCGCGCCGGGGCGGTGGGCGCGTGCCAGCCGTGGATCACGTCGGTGCCCGGCGAGGCGAGCCTGTGGGCGGTGAACGTCCTCACGATCACGGCGATCACCTGGCAGTGGGAGCACCCGCCACGGCTGACGGTGCCGGCGTTGGTGGTGCTGCTGGCGGTGGGGACGGCAGCGGGCGGCGGGGATTGGCTGCCGGTGGCGCTGCGGGTGGTCGTGGAGAGCGTGCTGGCGCGGCTGGCGTTCGTCCTGCTCGTCCGTTCGACGGCCCGCACGGACGCGGCGCGAGCCGAACAGGCGGCACTCGAGCAGACGGCGGCCCTGGACCGCGACCGCCGCCGTCGCGAGCGCGAGTACTTGGCTTTGCTGCACGACACGGCATCGGCGACGTTCCTGGCGGTGGCCTCCGGCGCGGCGGCCGACCCCGGTGCGGTAGCGGGGTACGCGGCCCGCGATCTGGCGATCCTGACGGGCTCGCCCCGGGAGGAGGACACCCCGGTCGACCTGGAAGCCGGCCTGCGCGCGACGCTGGCCGGGCGAGTGCTGCCGGTGGAGGCGGCGTGGGAGCCGGTGCCGCTGATCCCGGCATCGGCGGCGCTGGCGTTGATCCGCGCGGCCGAGGAAGCGCTTCGCAACGCGGAACGCCACTCTGGCGCGGGTTCGGTTTCGGTGCGGTGGGGTGCTGCGCCGGGCGGGGTGGTGGTGACGATCGCGGATGACGGGCGGGGCTTCGACCCGGCTGCGGTTTCTCCGGCGCGGCGCGGGGTGCGGGGGTCGGTGGTGGAGCGGATGCGCGCGGCCGGGGGTACGGCGGAGGTTGCGTCGGCGCCCGGGGCGGGGACGGTCGTGACGTTGAGGTGGTCCCGTGCGTGA
- a CDS encoding endo alpha-1,4 polygalactosaminidase, which produces MPTIIRSSMMPSSRVQFLAGAALAAVVVAGTACSASAAPAGTQAVTPPPVKAGFDYQIGGAYTPASDVKVVSRDHTAQPAAGLYNICYVNAFQAQPGAEGEWNDLLLRDANGKVVIDEDWGEALLDLRTADKRTRVAAKVNTWVDDCAAKGYQAIEPDNYDSYTRSKGLLTDGNAQAYIRLLSAHAHAKGLAIAQKNTSELSDQRQANGLDFAIAEECGQQKNCGEFTPAFGDHVIVIEYTDSGLKTACSRWSSLSIVRRDLDVVPKGEAGYVRKTC; this is translated from the coding sequence GTGCCCACCATCATCCGGAGTTCGATGATGCCCTCTTCCCGCGTTCAGTTCCTCGCCGGCGCCGCCTTGGCGGCCGTCGTGGTGGCCGGCACCGCGTGTTCCGCCTCCGCGGCACCCGCCGGCACCCAAGCCGTCACGCCGCCGCCGGTCAAAGCCGGCTTCGACTACCAGATCGGCGGCGCCTACACCCCGGCGAGTGACGTCAAGGTCGTCAGCCGCGACCACACCGCCCAGCCCGCCGCGGGCCTCTACAACATCTGCTACGTCAACGCTTTCCAGGCCCAGCCCGGCGCCGAGGGGGAGTGGAACGACCTCCTGCTCCGCGACGCCAACGGCAAGGTCGTCATCGACGAGGACTGGGGCGAAGCCCTCCTCGACCTCCGCACCGCCGACAAGCGCACCCGCGTCGCCGCCAAGGTCAACACCTGGGTCGACGACTGCGCGGCCAAGGGCTACCAGGCGATCGAGCCCGACAACTACGACAGTTACACGCGCTCCAAGGGACTTCTCACCGACGGCAACGCCCAGGCCTACATCCGCCTGCTGTCCGCCCACGCCCACGCGAAGGGCCTGGCGATCGCGCAGAAGAACACCTCCGAGCTGTCCGATCAGCGCCAGGCGAACGGCCTCGACTTCGCCATCGCGGAAGAGTGCGGGCAGCAGAAGAACTGCGGGGAGTTCACCCCCGCCTTCGGCGACCACGTGATCGTCATCGAGTACACCGACAGCGGGCTCAAGACCGCCTGCAGCCGGTGGAGCTCGCTGAGCATCGTGCGCCGCGACCTCGACGTCGTCCCGAAGGGCGAAGCCGGCTACGTCCGCAAGACCTGCTGA
- a CDS encoding ABC transporter substrate-binding protein gives MDRRGFLRGAGGLVLGAAVAGCGPARSSGGGPVTVEVWHGQTDTGKKVLDALVADFHRTHSGIRIDLGGGVLADAMLQKVTAALASGSFPDIAYVFGSDLASVARSPSVVDVTDLVDAGPGFWAPAREAVTVNGRVRAVPALLDSLAVVCNKTLFEQTGTPLPTAGWTWADFVGTAKKLTDAGGGTFGTAWPATGDEDTVWRIWPMIWDLGGDVIGAGGRGIGFADQGVRALEVVRDLAAAKAVYLDPKTGSEQMYQAFEAGHIGMVPTGPWQLPDIADAGIDYAIVPLPSFSGRPVTISGPDTWTLFDNGEERVQAARTFLSWLADPAQDVRWDDGAGSLPLSRRTQQLPAWQEKTAETPGLPVFVDALESARVRPVHPAYPQVSAAVGTAIVAVLLGQATPADALRDCAAAANAALIVPR, from the coding sequence ATGGACCGGCGCGGATTCCTGCGCGGCGCCGGCGGTCTGGTCCTCGGCGCCGCCGTGGCCGGCTGCGGCCCGGCCCGGAGCAGCGGCGGCGGCCCGGTCACCGTCGAGGTCTGGCACGGCCAGACCGACACCGGCAAGAAGGTCCTCGACGCGCTCGTCGCGGACTTCCACCGGACCCACTCCGGGATCCGGATCGACCTGGGCGGCGGCGTGCTCGCCGACGCGATGCTCCAGAAGGTCACCGCGGCGCTCGCGTCGGGCTCCTTCCCGGACATCGCCTACGTCTTCGGCTCGGACCTCGCCAGCGTCGCGCGCAGCCCGAGCGTCGTCGACGTCACCGACCTCGTCGACGCGGGCCCCGGCTTCTGGGCCCCGGCCCGGGAAGCGGTCACCGTCAACGGCCGCGTCCGCGCGGTCCCGGCCCTGCTCGACTCGCTGGCCGTGGTGTGCAACAAGACGCTGTTCGAGCAGACCGGCACGCCCCTGCCCACCGCCGGCTGGACGTGGGCCGATTTCGTCGGCACGGCGAAGAAACTCACCGACGCGGGCGGCGGCACCTTCGGCACCGCCTGGCCCGCCACCGGCGACGAGGACACCGTGTGGCGGATCTGGCCGATGATCTGGGACCTCGGCGGCGACGTCATCGGCGCGGGCGGGCGCGGCATCGGGTTCGCGGACCAGGGCGTGCGCGCCCTGGAGGTCGTCCGCGACCTCGCCGCGGCCAAGGCCGTCTACCTCGACCCGAAGACCGGCAGCGAGCAGATGTACCAGGCGTTCGAGGCCGGCCACATCGGCATGGTCCCGACCGGCCCGTGGCAGCTGCCCGACATCGCCGACGCCGGGATCGACTACGCGATCGTGCCGCTGCCCAGCTTCAGCGGCCGCCCGGTGACCATCTCCGGCCCGGACACCTGGACGCTCTTCGACAACGGCGAGGAGCGCGTCCAGGCGGCGCGCACGTTCCTGTCCTGGCTGGCGGACCCCGCCCAGGACGTCCGCTGGGACGACGGCGCGGGCAGCCTCCCGCTGAGCCGCCGGACGCAGCAACTGCCCGCGTGGCAGGAGAAAACCGCCGAGACGCCGGGCCTGCCGGTGTTCGTCGACGCGCTGGAGAGCGCCCGCGTCCGGCCGGTGCACCCGGCCTACCCCCAGGTGTCGGCGGCCGTCGGCACCGCGATCGTCGCCGTGCTGCTCGGCCAGGCGACGCCGGCCGACGCGCTGCGCGACTGCGCCGCGGCCGCGAACGCCGCCCTGATCGTTCCGCGATAG
- a CDS encoding carbohydrate ABC transporter permease, whose product MPGLPRPITVTPAPNHAKSRRRRETAAAWAYVSPAVLIILGLGVVPVAWSLLLSFQVDDLVTPSRWVGLDNYAALAQDPHFAQAVGNTVLYTVLYVPLSIFFGFLLAQALNRRIRLVGVYRTLVFVPFVLSATAQGVLFSFILDPQFGAANSLLHHLGVSPQGFLTDPAQALLVLVGITLWSGTGFCVVVYLAALQDVPPSLVEAARLDGAGTWRVLRHVTLPAITPVTVFLVLWQLITSLQVFDLVYVTTKGGPLGSTTVIVYFVWEQAFKNFTAGYGAASAYVLALALLVVVIVLRVLRRPGKALR is encoded by the coding sequence ATGCCCGGACTGCCGAGGCCCATCACCGTCACCCCAGCCCCGAATCACGCGAAGAGCCGCCGGCGCCGCGAAACCGCGGCCGCCTGGGCCTACGTCTCGCCCGCCGTGCTCATCATCCTCGGCCTCGGCGTGGTGCCCGTGGCCTGGTCGCTGCTGCTGTCCTTCCAGGTCGACGACCTGGTGACCCCGAGCCGCTGGGTCGGCCTGGACAACTACGCCGCCCTCGCCCAGGACCCGCACTTCGCCCAGGCCGTCGGGAACACCGTGCTGTACACGGTGCTCTACGTCCCGCTCAGCATCTTCTTCGGCTTCCTGCTGGCCCAGGCGCTGAACCGCCGCATCCGTCTCGTCGGGGTCTACCGGACGCTGGTGTTCGTCCCCTTCGTGCTGTCGGCGACGGCCCAGGGCGTGCTGTTCTCCTTCATCCTCGACCCGCAGTTCGGCGCGGCCAACTCGCTGCTGCACCACCTCGGCGTGTCGCCGCAGGGCTTCCTGACCGATCCGGCGCAGGCGCTGCTGGTGCTGGTCGGGATCACGCTGTGGAGCGGCACCGGCTTCTGCGTCGTGGTGTACCTGGCCGCGCTGCAGGACGTCCCGCCGTCGCTGGTCGAGGCCGCGCGCCTCGACGGTGCCGGCACCTGGCGCGTGCTGCGGCACGTGACACTGCCCGCGATCACCCCGGTGACGGTGTTCCTGGTGCTGTGGCAGCTGATCACGTCGCTGCAGGTGTTCGACCTGGTGTACGTGACGACCAAGGGCGGCCCGCTCGGCTCCACCACGGTGATCGTCTACTTCGTCTGGGAGCAGGCGTTCAAGAACTTCACCGCCGGCTACGGCGCCGCGTCGGCCTACGTGCTCGCGCTCGCCCTGCTGGTCGTCGTGATCGTCCTGCGCGTGCTGCGCCGGCCCGGGAAGGCCCTCCGATGA